The genomic interval AGAGCTAGGTGATATTGTTGATGACTTCTCTCCTATCATACTCTGGTGCCATTAAtgctagccagcagggaggaagcttccatCTGAGTTCCAGCTTGGTTTCTTTGTGCTTCATATTCAAAGTACGGAAAAGAGGTATTTTGATGTTGCAGAGTGTTGTTTTATCATTGTGAGGTTTTCCACTAAAGAGAGCATTGAAACCTAAATGTACTCATGCTGTTTATTTTAGGAACCAATGATGACAAAACCATCCCTAGTTACACAAAGAGGGAAGAATGAGCTTGGTCTATTCAAATCATCTTGAAGTTCAAGTAGTCAAACCTGAATAAATTTCTGCAATATTCAGCCACTCAGATTGTCATGTGAACACCACCCATTATCAGAAAAATGAATGCCCATGAGAGAACATGTAGTCCCTTTCCACAGCTTTCCTTACAGCATTTTTAATATCCTTATTTCTGAGGCTATAGATGATGGGGTTTATCATGGGTATCACTACAGCATAGAATACAGATGCCACCTTATCCTGGCTGAAAGAATAGCTTGAGCTGGGTCTCATGTACATGAAGAGACCAGAACCATAGAAGAGGGTCACAGCAGTCAGGTGAGAAGCACTGGTACTAAAGGCCTTGGTCCTACCTTTAGCTGAGTTGATCttaagaacagcagcaacaatgtATCCATAAGAGATGAGGACCACTAGGACAGACatcacccccacaatgacacctAAAATAAAGGTCACCACTTGGCTGATAAAGATGTCAGAGCAGGCCAGAGCCAGGACTGGAGGAAGGTCACAGAAGAAGTGGTTGATTATGTTGGGCCCACAAAAATCATGCTGGTAGATGGAACATGTTTCAACCAAAGAACTAAGGAAACCACCCGTATAGGCACCAACCACCAACTTTAAACACAGAGTATGA from Arvicanthis niloticus isolate mArvNil1 chromosome 1, mArvNil1.pat.X, whole genome shotgun sequence carries:
- the LOC117693459 gene encoding LOW QUALITY PROTEIN: olfactory receptor 5A2-like (The sequence of the model RefSeq protein was modified relative to this genomic sequence to represent the inferred CDS: inserted 1 base in 1 codon); amino-acid sequence: MALRADQLELRAVQMKRSLCMAEGRNSTAVTRFILLGLSDQPQMKVFLFILFLGIYLLTLAWNLSLITLIRIDNHLHTPMYFFLSNLSFLDICYSSSTAPKMLSDIVTDQNTISFLGCATQYFVFCGMGLTECLILAAMAYDRYNAICNPLLYMALMSHTLCLKLVVGAYTGGFLSSLVETCSIYQHDFCGPNIINHFFCDLPPVLALACSDIFISQVVTFILGVIVGVMSVLVVLISYGYIVAAVLKINSAKGRTKAFSTSASHLTAVTLFYGSGLFMYMRPSSSYSFSQDKVASVFYAVVIPMINPIIYSLRNKDIKNAVRKAVERDYMFSHGXFIFLIMGGVHMTI